A genomic window from Tautonia rosea includes:
- a CDS encoding sialidase family protein, producing MNRRLLLTLTLFGGMASTILAEEPFLESQEVFAPEQIHNHSSCIVECADGSLLMTWYRGSGERTADDVQIFGARKPAGAESWAPRFVMADTPDYPDCNPIVFVPPNGTLWLFYPTILDHHWEGALLKYHVSDRSEGEGPPSWSRSGVLHVTPTGFGEAYQAAMARVDELGLQVKPELVAQMNQRANDELYQRLGWMPRVRPLVLPSGRWLLPLYTDTFSASIVGISDDEGASWQFSTPMIGYGNIQPALVRRNDGTIVAFMRNNGPGESVCVSQSVDEGETWSPVERSDIPNPGTSVDAIRLESGRWALVYNDTVRGRHSLAIALSEDEGKSWSYTRHLAVDPDQMQAFHYPTVLQAKDGSIHVSYTHGRRPEGSTIVHARLNEAWIMEGDAVQEAP from the coding sequence ATGAATCGACGACTCTTGCTGACGCTGACACTGTTCGGGGGAATGGCCTCGACGATTCTTGCTGAGGAACCGTTTCTGGAGTCTCAAGAGGTTTTTGCTCCGGAGCAGATCCACAACCATTCTTCCTGCATCGTTGAATGCGCCGACGGCAGCCTGCTGATGACCTGGTATAGAGGTTCGGGAGAGCGAACCGCCGACGACGTACAGATCTTCGGTGCCCGGAAGCCTGCCGGAGCCGAGTCGTGGGCACCTCGATTCGTCATGGCCGACACTCCGGATTACCCGGATTGCAACCCGATCGTGTTTGTGCCGCCCAATGGCACTCTCTGGCTCTTCTACCCGACGATCCTTGACCATCACTGGGAAGGAGCCTTGCTGAAATATCATGTGAGTGATCGAAGTGAAGGAGAAGGACCGCCTTCGTGGTCGCGAAGCGGTGTGCTACACGTCACCCCGACCGGCTTTGGCGAGGCCTATCAGGCCGCGATGGCGCGAGTCGATGAGCTGGGGCTTCAGGTGAAGCCCGAGCTTGTCGCGCAAATGAATCAACGAGCCAATGACGAACTCTACCAAAGGCTCGGGTGGATGCCTCGTGTTCGGCCGCTGGTGTTGCCTTCGGGGCGTTGGCTGCTGCCGCTGTATACGGATACGTTTTCGGCCTCGATCGTTGGGATCAGTGACGACGAGGGGGCCTCGTGGCAATTCAGCACCCCGATGATCGGCTACGGCAACATCCAGCCGGCTCTGGTCCGACGGAACGATGGGACAATCGTGGCATTTATGAGGAACAATGGACCGGGTGAGTCGGTCTGCGTGAGCCAATCCGTTGACGAGGGCGAAACGTGGTCGCCCGTTGAGCGATCGGATATTCCCAACCCCGGCACGAGTGTTGATGCGATCCGACTCGAAAGCGGACGATGGGCGCTCGTCTATAACGACACGGTCAGGGGGAGGCACTCTCTGGCAATCGCGTTGTCGGAGGACGAAGGCAAATCGTGGTCCTACACACGTCATCTCGCCGTGGACCCGGACCAGATGCAAGCGTTTCACTATCCGACGGTCTTGCAGGCCAAAGACGGCTCGATCCACGTCAGCTACACGCATGGACGACGGCCAGAAGGGTCGACGATTGTGCATGCCCGGTTGAACGAAGCGTGGATCATGGAGGGGGATGCTGTGCAAGAGGCGCCTTGA
- a CDS encoding class I SAM-dependent methyltransferase — MHVPPEAFLSADEEKAYYDLHQNDPGDAGYRRFLSRLSVPLLHRLAPGSLGLDFGSGPGPTLAVMFTESGFPTRNYDPIYAPDNRVWQQHYDFVTASEVVEHLKSPLADLERIWSVLKPGGWLGIMTKRVWDLQAFLTWHYKDDPTHVIFFCDRTFVWLARHWSATLEISGPDVVLLQKPG, encoded by the coding sequence GTGCATGTCCCACCCGAGGCGTTTCTCTCCGCCGATGAAGAAAAAGCGTATTACGATCTTCATCAGAATGACCCGGGAGATGCAGGTTACCGGCGCTTCCTGAGCCGGCTATCGGTTCCACTACTGCATCGGCTCGCACCTGGGTCTTTGGGGCTTGATTTCGGGAGTGGTCCCGGCCCAACACTCGCGGTGATGTTCACCGAGTCCGGATTTCCGACCCGGAATTACGATCCGATTTATGCTCCAGACAATCGGGTTTGGCAGCAGCACTATGACTTTGTGACCGCGAGCGAGGTCGTTGAGCATCTGAAGTCTCCGCTCGCGGACCTCGAACGTATCTGGAGTGTTCTGAAGCCGGGGGGTTGGCTGGGGATCATGACGAAGAGGGTCTGGGACCTGCAGGCTTTTCTGACATGGCATTACAAGGATGATCCCACGCATGTGATCTTTTTTTGCGATCGGACGTTTGTCTGGCTGGCCCGACACTGGTCAGCGACGCTCGAGATCAGTGGCCCGGACGTGGTCCTTCTTCAGAAACCAGGGTAA
- a CDS encoding glycosyltransferase family 87 protein yields the protein MPAEPTSGVTLPDSSRKIRSVVWIALAVTFLVASGIYSLKAAEERSAIIRWLHQVEQLQDGVNIWDKYMFPNPPIFPLTLYPLTSMDPLAASMVWYYLKAGLTVLSVVFCLRLARTKDDPRRVPGWALFLIILLSFRPILSDLHHGNNNLVILFLIVSTLYAWRKGYDVLAGLSLALSIAYKVTPALFVPYFLYKRSWRLVGATFLGLGLFLLIVPSMILGPEFNGECLQMWWHRMLRPFVVNHEVGDHEINQSMAGVLMRYFTEQEATGDGRYVPLYSGLNFVSLNPDLVVYGIKALSIGMIGLLAMLCRTDTTRRDNVQFLGEFSLVVLTMLIVSERSWKHHYVTVLLPYTYLIFRLWAYPLPRRMRLLVGGCLALSSLLMLTTSSEVGGLFANGTGHKLALFYGMFFWSGVVLYLGTALVLRYETREAQRADDRVEAATRVVKPPHAPKSSRSMPIGRNN from the coding sequence GTGCCGGCCGAGCCAACATCGGGTGTAACCCTTCCCGACTCCTCTCGAAAGATTCGGTCCGTCGTCTGGATTGCGCTGGCCGTGACATTTCTGGTTGCTTCGGGGATCTATTCTCTGAAAGCGGCCGAGGAGCGGAGCGCCATCATTCGATGGCTGCATCAGGTGGAACAGTTACAAGACGGAGTGAACATTTGGGACAAGTATATGTTCCCAAATCCTCCGATCTTTCCCCTGACGCTGTATCCCCTGACGAGCATGGACCCGCTCGCGGCCTCGATGGTCTGGTATTACCTCAAGGCAGGGCTGACGGTCCTTTCGGTCGTCTTTTGTTTGAGGTTGGCCCGGACCAAAGATGACCCGCGACGAGTGCCGGGATGGGCCTTGTTCCTGATCATTTTGCTGAGTTTCCGGCCGATTCTCAGCGATCTGCATCATGGGAACAACAATCTGGTGATCCTCTTCCTGATCGTTTCAACGCTTTATGCGTGGCGGAAGGGTTATGACGTGCTTGCGGGGCTGTCCTTGGCCCTTTCGATCGCCTACAAGGTCACGCCGGCGCTGTTCGTGCCTTATTTCCTGTACAAACGATCGTGGCGTTTGGTGGGAGCCACATTTCTTGGACTTGGCCTGTTCCTCTTGATTGTGCCGAGCATGATTCTCGGACCCGAGTTCAACGGCGAATGTCTGCAAATGTGGTGGCACCGCATGTTACGTCCCTTTGTTGTTAATCACGAGGTGGGTGACCACGAAATTAACCAGTCGATGGCTGGTGTGCTGATGCGGTATTTCACCGAGCAGGAGGCCACGGGAGACGGGAGGTACGTTCCGCTGTATTCGGGCCTGAACTTCGTGTCACTTAATCCGGATCTGGTGGTCTACGGCATCAAGGCGCTCTCGATCGGCATGATTGGTTTGCTGGCGATGCTTTGTCGTACAGACACGACCCGACGAGACAACGTCCAATTTCTGGGCGAGTTCAGTCTGGTGGTCTTGACGATGCTAATTGTTTCCGAGCGAAGCTGGAAACATCATTACGTGACGGTACTGTTACCCTACACGTATTTGATCTTTCGCCTGTGGGCTTACCCACTTCCCCGACGCATGAGACTTCTCGTAGGGGGTTGCCTCGCCCTCTCTTCCCTCCTCATGCTCACGACGTCGAGTGAGGTGGGAGGCCTCTTTGCCAACGGAACCGGACATAAGCTCGCGTTGTTCTACGGAATGTTCTTCTGGTCTGGTGTCGTATTGTACCTCGGGACGGCCTTAGTCTTGAGATACGAGACCCGAGAAGCCCAGCGAGCGGACGATCGAGTGGAGGCTGCAACACGCGTCGTCAAGCCGCCTCATGCTCCGAAATCGTCGCGATCCATGCCGATTGGTCGGAACAATTAA
- a CDS encoding acyl-CoA desaturase: MTMETLAQPKSRATKIAWPPLIWIAGLHVGALLAFFPQFFSWKAVAVCIFLHWLSGGIGICMTYHRLLTHRSFAVRPKWLEYVMTAIGCTASEGGAIHWVADHRKHHAHSDDEHDVHSPLHGGFGWAHMFWWMTPDITSEHTPAYHARWAPDLIRDPVHVWLDRWHLIFPIGLAVLLYVVGGMPYLVWGFFVRSVLVLHTTWLVNSATHVWGYRSHETRDSSTNLWWVALLTYGEGWHNNHHAFQTSARHGLRWWEIDMTYIAVKVMSWFGMAHSIKLAKVKPAVSPITGTVSSEETSSMRPHAAQPQPAVGVAK, translated from the coding sequence ATGACGATGGAGACCTTGGCACAGCCCAAGTCCCGGGCGACGAAGATCGCCTGGCCCCCCCTGATCTGGATCGCCGGGTTGCATGTGGGGGCGTTGCTGGCGTTTTTCCCCCAATTTTTCAGCTGGAAGGCGGTTGCGGTCTGCATCTTCTTGCACTGGCTCTCCGGTGGCATCGGGATTTGCATGACGTACCACCGGCTTCTGACACACCGAAGCTTCGCGGTCCGTCCGAAATGGCTCGAATACGTGATGACAGCGATCGGCTGCACCGCCTCTGAGGGAGGGGCGATTCACTGGGTAGCCGACCACCGGAAGCACCACGCACACTCAGACGACGAACACGATGTGCATAGTCCCCTGCATGGGGGCTTCGGCTGGGCCCACATGTTCTGGTGGATGACACCGGATATTACGTCGGAGCATACTCCTGCCTATCACGCCCGATGGGCTCCAGACCTGATCCGCGACCCGGTTCACGTTTGGCTCGATCGCTGGCACCTGATTTTCCCGATCGGTCTGGCGGTGCTGCTTTACGTCGTCGGTGGGATGCCGTACCTTGTCTGGGGCTTCTTCGTCCGATCGGTTCTGGTCCTGCACACAACCTGGCTGGTTAACTCGGCCACGCACGTCTGGGGCTATCGATCGCACGAGACGAGGGATTCGTCGACGAATCTCTGGTGGGTCGCATTGTTGACCTACGGCGAAGGCTGGCACAACAACCACCATGCGTTTCAGACCTCGGCTCGGCACGGTCTTCGCTGGTGGGAGATTGATATGACCTACATCGCGGTCAAGGTGATGTCGTGGTTCGGCATGGCTCACTCGATCAAGCTGGCGAAGGTCAAGCCGGCGGTTTCCCCTATCACTGGGACCGTCTCCTCAGAGGAGACGAGTTCGATGCGTCCGCATGCAGCTCAGCCGCAGCCTGCGGTGGGTGTCGCCAAGTAA
- a CDS encoding exo-beta-N-acetylmuramidase NamZ family protein, with amino-acid sequence MIGNEPRVATGLDRLVSEGFARLKGRKVGLIANQSTVDRRLRHGIDLLHGASGLELVRLFGPEHGLRGEVQDMEGVGSGTDSRTGLPIVSLYGATPDTLKPRVEDLEGLDCLIFDLQDVGARYYTFAATMFYAMETASAAGCSFLVLDRPNPLGGVVVEGPSIQEGYESFVGAYPLPIRHGMTVGELARLFQSERQLELDLEILTCSGWTREMLWPETGLCWVPPSPNMPTFETVVVYPGGCLIEGTNLSEGRGTTRPFENWGAPWLEGSSYGMVEELGAQPGALLRPNVFRPVFHKHSERTCFGVQPHVVNPEVFSALDTYVLMLLLAVRAEPERFAWRTEPYEFIDAPIAIDLLFGSSEERLRIEEETQSRNLDVRAWLGGIKERWGKEVQEFLERRISNLLYTPS; translated from the coding sequence ATGATCGGCAACGAACCTCGGGTGGCAACGGGTCTCGACCGCCTGGTCTCGGAAGGCTTTGCCCGATTAAAGGGTCGGAAGGTGGGGCTGATTGCGAATCAAAGTACGGTGGATCGTCGGCTCCGGCACGGAATCGACCTTCTCCACGGGGCCTCGGGCTTAGAGCTTGTCCGCCTCTTCGGACCGGAGCATGGACTCCGAGGAGAGGTTCAAGACATGGAGGGGGTCGGGTCCGGGACGGATTCCCGGACCGGGCTGCCGATCGTGAGTCTCTACGGAGCCACTCCAGACACACTCAAACCTCGTGTCGAGGATCTTGAGGGATTGGATTGCCTGATCTTCGATCTACAAGACGTGGGCGCTCGGTACTATACATTTGCCGCGACGATGTTCTATGCCATGGAGACGGCCTCTGCCGCGGGATGCTCCTTTCTGGTCCTTGATCGACCGAACCCGTTGGGAGGGGTGGTGGTGGAAGGACCATCCATCCAGGAGGGCTATGAGAGTTTTGTCGGTGCCTACCCGCTCCCGATTCGGCACGGGATGACGGTGGGGGAGTTGGCCCGTCTTTTTCAGTCGGAACGGCAACTGGAGCTGGACCTTGAGATTCTGACCTGTTCAGGGTGGACTCGGGAGATGCTCTGGCCTGAGACGGGCCTGTGCTGGGTCCCGCCTTCGCCGAACATGCCTACCTTTGAGACGGTGGTGGTGTATCCGGGAGGCTGCCTGATCGAAGGCACGAATCTTTCGGAAGGGCGGGGCACGACTCGACCCTTTGAGAACTGGGGAGCCCCCTGGCTTGAGGGATCCTCGTATGGGATGGTCGAAGAACTCGGAGCGCAACCCGGTGCCCTGTTGCGCCCGAATGTCTTCCGGCCGGTCTTCCACAAACACTCCGAGAGAACTTGCTTCGGTGTCCAGCCCCATGTGGTGAATCCGGAGGTGTTTTCGGCGCTGGACACGTACGTCCTGATGCTGCTTCTCGCTGTTCGAGCGGAGCCTGAACGGTTCGCTTGGCGGACGGAGCCGTACGAGTTCATCGACGCACCAATCGCGATCGATCTGCTGTTCGGTTCGTCGGAGGAACGGCTTCGAATCGAGGAAGAGACTCAGTCCCGGAACCTTGACGTACGCGCCTGGCTCGGGGGAATCAAAGAGCGTTGGGGGAAGGAGGTTCAGGAATTTCTAGAGCGCAGGATTTCGAATCTGCTCTATACTCCGAGTTGA
- a CDS encoding N-acetylglucosamine kinase, with translation MSPFPLVLGVDGGGTSTVAWLAGVEGAILGRGTAGPSNAKAIGTDRAREALGGAIAQARADAGLGAAPIEVACLGLAGFDRPDDRALLASWCIEDGWANRLVPANDGDLVLAAGTEDGFGIALIAGTGSIAVGRTPEGRSSRSGGWGPLIGDEGSAYAVALAGLRLVARRFDGRSQKPQQDRLTESLCRELGASTPREIVTALYGPKWDRARIAGLARWVVEASESDQAVLEFILRPAAEELVSMVDSVRSGIGWDDAEGVDPPPLAMAGGFLLGADRLQAMVRAMLGTRIGPVGMVAEPVLGAVILARRAMR, from the coding sequence ATGAGCCCGTTTCCTCTGGTTCTTGGGGTCGATGGAGGTGGAACGTCGACGGTCGCCTGGCTGGCAGGAGTCGAGGGAGCGATTCTCGGCCGAGGGACGGCAGGGCCCTCAAACGCAAAGGCCATCGGGACGGATCGCGCTCGCGAAGCGCTTGGAGGTGCAATTGCCCAGGCGAGAGCCGATGCGGGCTTGGGAGCGGCTCCCATCGAGGTCGCATGCCTGGGCCTGGCCGGATTCGATCGCCCGGACGATCGGGCCTTACTGGCAAGCTGGTGCATTGAGGATGGCTGGGCGAATCGGCTGGTGCCTGCCAACGACGGCGATCTCGTGCTTGCAGCCGGGACGGAGGACGGGTTTGGAATTGCTCTGATCGCCGGAACCGGCTCGATTGCGGTGGGCCGCACTCCGGAAGGCCGAAGCAGCCGATCGGGGGGATGGGGACCGCTGATCGGGGATGAAGGAAGTGCTTACGCCGTTGCCCTGGCCGGCCTGCGACTGGTTGCAAGGCGGTTTGATGGTCGCTCGCAGAAGCCCCAACAGGATCGACTGACCGAGTCGCTTTGCCGGGAGCTGGGAGCATCGACGCCCCGGGAGATCGTCACGGCACTCTACGGTCCGAAATGGGATCGGGCACGGATCGCAGGGCTGGCGCGCTGGGTTGTCGAGGCTTCGGAGTCCGATCAAGCCGTTCTCGAATTCATTCTCCGACCAGCGGCTGAGGAACTGGTCTCGATGGTCGACTCGGTCCGATCGGGGATTGGCTGGGACGATGCGGAGGGTGTTGATCCGCCTCCGCTGGCAATGGCGGGCGGGTTTTTACTGGGCGCCGATCGGTTGCAAGCGATGGTGAGAGCAATGCTTGGGACGCGGATTGGGCCGGTCGGGATGGTGGCGGAGCCGGTGCTGGGGGCGGTGATCCTGGCGAGGAGGGCAATGCGATGA
- the murQ gene encoding N-acetylmuramic acid 6-phosphate etherase codes for MPLEDHLLTESRNPVSERIDTLDALGIVRVMNAEDAKVIEAVRAEEQAIAQAVELVADRFRRGGRLIYAGAGTSGRLGVLDASECPPTFSTPPEMVVGLIAGGPTALTRAVEGAEDDPKQGAADLDALGVSERDVVVGIASSGRTPYVIGVVDRAKERGATTVGIACNRPSVLGDRVDVEIALIVGPEIIAGSTRLKSGTATKLVLNMLTTGAMVLIGKTYGNRMIDLQPTNQKLRIRTRRILRELGDVDDQQAAALLEQTGGHLKSALVMAISGVDAPTARRLLDAAGGQVRGAIEAVHDGKTS; via the coding sequence ATGCCCCTCGAAGATCATTTGCTCACGGAGTCAAGAAACCCGGTGTCGGAGCGGATCGATACCCTCGACGCTTTGGGAATCGTTCGAGTGATGAACGCGGAGGACGCGAAGGTCATCGAAGCCGTCCGCGCGGAAGAACAGGCCATCGCTCAGGCCGTCGAACTGGTTGCCGATCGGTTCCGACGGGGAGGCCGGCTGATCTACGCAGGAGCGGGAACCTCCGGGCGGCTCGGGGTGCTTGATGCATCGGAGTGCCCGCCGACCTTTAGCACGCCGCCAGAGATGGTCGTCGGGCTCATCGCCGGAGGACCGACGGCCCTGACCCGAGCCGTGGAAGGGGCGGAAGACGATCCGAAGCAAGGGGCGGCGGATCTGGATGCCCTGGGCGTCTCGGAGCGGGATGTGGTGGTCGGCATCGCTTCCTCGGGACGAACACCCTATGTGATTGGCGTGGTCGATCGAGCGAAGGAGCGAGGGGCGACGACCGTCGGAATTGCCTGCAACCGGCCGAGCGTTTTGGGGGATCGGGTTGACGTCGAGATTGCGTTGATTGTGGGTCCGGAGATCATTGCCGGATCGACCCGATTGAAGTCGGGGACCGCAACGAAGTTGGTGCTCAACATGCTCACGACCGGGGCGATGGTTCTGATCGGCAAGACGTACGGTAACCGGATGATCGATCTCCAACCGACGAACCAGAAATTGCGGATTCGGACGCGTCGGATCCTTCGGGAACTCGGTGACGTGGACGACCAACAGGCCGCGGCCTTGCTTGAACAGACGGGAGGGCATCTCAAGTCGGCCCTTGTGATGGCCATTTCCGGAGTGGATGCCCCGACCGCCAGGCGGTTGCTCGACGCCGCGGGAGGCCAGGTGCGGGGGGCCATCGAGGCCGTGCATGACGGGAAGACGTCATGA
- a CDS encoding Hsp70 family protein, producing the protein MSRFVVGIDLGTTNSALAYVDSSEATEERPAPVRALAIPQLVAVNDVSERSVLPSFLYLPSEKDFPAGSTDLPWSKKPERVVGVLAREHGAKVPGRLVGSAKSWLCYEGVDRETALLPWNAPEDVPKVSPVEASSAYLGYLRDVWNAQIAGKKSEDRLEKQQIYLTVPASFDAVARELTVEAAKGVGLDQVTLLEEPQAAFYAWLSGLGDEWRKRVTLGDLILVCDVGGGTTDFTLIGVAEQDGDLVLNRLAVGEHILLGGDNMDLALAHAVAATMPGGMESLDPTQRVGLTYACRNAKETLLSKPDLDSVTVSVLGRGSKVIGGAVKADLTRSTLQAVLLDGFFPRCEANEQPARGRRIGLTEIGLPYAADPAITRHLARFLSRQGQAVPSTEGIARPSAVLFNGGVFQSSGLRDRVSDTLSDWGGEPITVLSSDEPDLAVARGAAYYGMVRQGKGIRIRGGVPRSYYVGIETSAPAVPGIPAPIKALCVVPMGMEEGTEANVPGSELGLVVGESAEFRFLASTVRRNDTIGTVLDRWSSEELVELAPLVMSLGDQEGEEGEVVPVSLHSIVTEVGTLELWCEATRSPGRWKLEFNVREQGES; encoded by the coding sequence ATGTCGCGATTTGTTGTCGGCATCGACCTGGGAACCACGAATAGCGCGCTGGCGTATGTCGATTCTTCGGAAGCGACCGAGGAGCGACCGGCACCGGTGCGTGCGTTGGCGATTCCGCAACTGGTGGCAGTCAACGACGTCTCCGAACGTTCTGTCTTGCCATCGTTTTTGTACCTGCCCTCGGAGAAGGATTTCCCGGCCGGATCGACGGATCTTCCGTGGTCGAAAAAGCCGGAACGGGTCGTGGGCGTTCTGGCCCGAGAACACGGGGCGAAGGTGCCGGGTCGATTGGTGGGCTCAGCCAAGAGTTGGCTCTGCTATGAGGGGGTCGATCGAGAGACGGCCTTGCTTCCCTGGAACGCTCCCGAAGATGTGCCGAAAGTCTCTCCGGTCGAGGCGTCGAGCGCGTACCTCGGGTATCTGAGGGACGTTTGGAATGCCCAGATTGCGGGAAAGAAGTCTGAGGACCGGCTGGAGAAGCAGCAGATTTATCTGACCGTTCCCGCCTCGTTCGACGCGGTCGCGCGCGAGCTGACCGTCGAGGCGGCAAAAGGGGTCGGACTAGATCAGGTGACCTTGCTGGAGGAGCCGCAGGCGGCTTTTTATGCCTGGTTGTCGGGCCTGGGAGACGAGTGGCGGAAGCGCGTCACGCTGGGCGATCTGATTCTCGTCTGTGACGTCGGCGGGGGGACGACTGACTTCACGTTGATTGGCGTGGCGGAACAGGATGGTGACCTCGTTCTCAATCGCTTGGCGGTGGGAGAGCACATCCTTCTCGGTGGCGACAATATGGACCTCGCGCTGGCTCATGCGGTTGCCGCAACCATGCCCGGGGGCATGGAGTCGCTTGATCCGACCCAACGAGTCGGGTTGACCTATGCCTGCCGAAATGCCAAGGAGACGTTGCTCTCGAAGCCGGATCTGGACTCTGTGACGGTCTCCGTGCTTGGCCGGGGTTCCAAGGTCATCGGCGGGGCCGTCAAGGCGGACTTGACGCGATCAACGCTTCAAGCGGTCTTGCTCGACGGCTTCTTTCCGAGGTGCGAGGCCAATGAGCAACCCGCCCGGGGGCGACGGATCGGCTTAACCGAGATCGGCCTTCCGTATGCGGCCGACCCGGCCATTACTCGGCATCTGGCCCGTTTTCTGAGCCGTCAGGGACAGGCGGTGCCGTCGACGGAGGGCATTGCTCGCCCTTCGGCCGTCCTGTTCAACGGAGGGGTTTTTCAGTCGTCGGGCCTGCGCGATCGCGTTTCGGACACGCTCTCCGACTGGGGAGGAGAGCCCATCACAGTCCTCTCATCCGACGAGCCGGACCTTGCGGTTGCCCGAGGCGCGGCCTATTACGGCATGGTGCGCCAGGGTAAAGGGATTCGGATTCGAGGGGGTGTGCCTCGATCGTACTACGTGGGAATCGAGACGTCCGCTCCTGCGGTTCCCGGAATTCCGGCCCCGATCAAGGCTCTCTGTGTTGTGCCGATGGGAATGGAAGAAGGGACCGAGGCGAACGTCCCCGGTTCGGAGCTGGGGCTGGTGGTGGGGGAATCGGCCGAATTTCGCTTTCTGGCCTCGACGGTCCGACGCAACGACACGATCGGCACGGTGCTGGATCGTTGGTCGTCGGAAGAGCTGGTTGAGCTGGCTCCGCTGGTGATGTCGCTCGGCGATCAGGAAGGGGAGGAGGGGGAGGTTGTCCCCGTGAGCCTTCATAGTATCGTGACCGAAGTGGGAACGCTGGAACTCTGGTGCGAAGCAACACGATCGCCGGGACGCTGGAAACTGGAGTTCAACGTTCGAGAACAGGGAGAGAGCTGA
- a CDS encoding DUF2760 domain-containing protein — protein MNRFLLSLRAFWDVLTDRELAERVALALEPPKASGPDLRILALLQRDGRLIDFLQEDLEGFPDEQIGAAVRDIHRGCRKALAEYLEIQPVLAREEGEKVSVEAEFDPAAIRLLGNVSGTGPYQGTLKHHGWRVTAAKLPNIPATRDESTVLALAEIELS, from the coding sequence TTGAATCGCTTCTTGCTTTCGCTTCGAGCCTTCTGGGACGTGCTCACCGACCGAGAGTTGGCCGAACGGGTGGCATTGGCTCTGGAGCCGCCGAAGGCTTCTGGTCCGGATCTCCGCATCCTTGCCCTTCTGCAACGTGATGGCCGCCTGATCGACTTCCTTCAGGAGGACCTCGAAGGGTTCCCGGACGAGCAAATCGGCGCGGCAGTACGCGATATTCATCGCGGTTGCCGCAAAGCGTTGGCCGAATACCTCGAGATTCAGCCGGTGCTCGCTCGGGAAGAAGGGGAAAAGGTGTCGGTCGAGGCCGAATTTGACCCGGCCGCGATTCGACTGCTGGGGAATGTCTCGGGCACCGGTCCTTATCAAGGAACACTGAAACATCACGGCTGGCGGGTGACGGCGGCAAAGCTGCCGAACATTCCCGCGACGCGAGACGAATCGACCGTGCTGGCCCTGGCCGAGATTGAACTGTCGTAA